In one window of Prionailurus bengalensis isolate Pbe53 chromosome B3, Fcat_Pben_1.1_paternal_pri, whole genome shotgun sequence DNA:
- the RAB2B gene encoding ras-related protein Rab-2B isoform X2, with the protein MVNIDGKQIKLQIWDTAGQESFRSITRSYYRGAAGALLVYDITRRETFNHLTSWLEDARQHSSSNMVIMLIGNKSDLESRRDVKREEGEAFAREHGLIFMETSAKTACNVEEAFINTAKEIYRKIQQGLFDVHNEANGIKIGPQQCISTSVGPSASQRSSSEIGSNSGCC; encoded by the exons ATGGTCAACATTGATGGAAAACAAATCAAGCTGCAAATCTGGGATACG GCCGGGCAAGAATCATTCCGTTCCATCACCCGTTCCTACTACAGGGGCGCAGCTGGAGCCCTGCTAGTGTATGATATCACACG GCGTGAAACCTTCAACCACCTGACCTCCTGGTTAGAGGATGCCCGGCAACACTCCAGCTCCAACATGGTTATCATGCTGATTGGGAATAAAAG TGACTTAGAGTCCCGTAGGGATgtgaagagagaagaaggagaggccTTTGCCCGGGAGCATGGACTTATCTTCATGGAAACTTCAGCCAAAACAGCCTGCAATGTTGAAGAG GCCTTCATTAACACAGCCAAAGAAATATATAGGAAGATCCAGCAGGGTTTATTTGATGTTCACAATGAG gcaAATGGCATCAAGATTGGTCCTCAGCAGTGTATTTCAACGTCAGTGGGACCCAGCGCCTCCCAGCGGAGCTCTAGTGAAATAGGGTCCAACTCTGGCTGCTGCTGA